A window of the Helianthus annuus cultivar XRQ/B chromosome 4, HanXRQr2.0-SUNRISE, whole genome shotgun sequence genome harbors these coding sequences:
- the LOC110933345 gene encoding leucine-rich repeat extensin-like protein 5, translated as MESLIPYKLFHSLKFIPSTPPVFFFHSIPSLTLRHKHRPSPPPSATTTTCHRHHPPPTSADHHHPPSPPPPPPIATTINRHHRPPPPRPLPPPSADHHHPPSLPQPPPVATPIAIARHGRPPPTPTIAAATANNRHPPTTAATTTTHRCHRH; from the coding sequence ATGGAATCACTCATTCCATATAAGTTATTTCATTCCCTCAAATTCATTCCATCTACTCcccctgttttttttttccattccattccctctctcACCCTACGTCACAAACACcgcccatcaccaccaccatctgccaccaccaccacttgcCATCGTCACCACCCGCCACCAAcctccgccgaccaccaccacccaccgtcgcCGCCGCCGCCTCCACCCATCGCCACCACCATCAACCGCCATCACCGACCACCGCCACCCCGACCACTACCGCCGCCCTctgccgaccaccaccacccaccgtcgtTGCCACAACCACCACCTGTCGCCACCCCCATCGCCATCGCCCGCCACGGTAGACCACCGCCAACCCCGACCATCGCCGCTGCCACCGCTAACAACCGTCACCCACCGACCACCGCCgctaccaccaccacccatcgctgCCACCGCCACTAG